GCGGCGCCGCCCAGCAGCGCGTAGAGGAGTCCGCCCAGCGCCGGGCCGAGAATCGTCGCACCCTGAAAAATCGTGGCGTTCCATGCCACCGCGTTGGGAAAGACTTCGGTCGGCACAAGCTGCGGGAGCAGCGCCCTCCCCGCCGGACTGTTGAACGCGCGCACCACCCCCAGCAGGACCAATACCGCATAGATGGCGTTCACGTCGCGCGGCTCAGTTCGGGTGATCACGATCAGCAACGCTGAGCACAACGCAAATCCAAAATTGCAGAACAACAGCACCTTCTTGCGGCTGATGCGGTCGGCGGTATGCCCTGCGAGCAGAAACAGCAGGATATTCGGC
This portion of the Terriglobales bacterium genome encodes:
- a CDS encoding MFS transporter, which encodes MSASDYGHSGLAAFRHLDFSLYEIERFLVVAALEMQSVAVGWQVYEITRRPLDLGLVGLAQFLPNILLFLLAGHTADRISRKKVLLFCNFGFALCSALLIVITRTEPRDVNAIYAVLVLLGVVRAFNSPAGRALLPQLVPTEVFPNAVAWNATIFQGATILGPALGGLLYALLGGAA